DNA from bacterium BMS3Abin08:
AAAAACAGCTTTGAAGAGATAATAGGCGTCAGCACAGTCATGCGGGCTGTATTTGATCGTATCTCATCAGTTGCCGACACGGATGTCCCTGTGCTGATAGATGGGGAAAGCGGCAGCGGTAAGGAGCTTGTTGCAAATGCAATTCATAACCTGAGCCACAGGAAAGACAACCCATTTATCAAGATAAACTGCGCCGCCATTCCTGAAACCCTGTTTGAAGCAGAACTGTTCGGCCATGAAAAGGGTGCCTTTACAGGCGCCACGGAGATGCGCAAGGGAAAATTTGAATTTGCGGTTGCCGGAACAATATTTTTTGACGAAATTGGAGATATACCCCTTATGCTTCAGCCAAAGCTTCTGCGGGTATTGGAAGACCATACCATAACAAGGCTCGGCGGCAACACGGTTATATCTGTGAATATAAGATGTATCTATGCCACGAGTAAGAACTTAAGAGAACTCGTAAATTCCGGAACGTTCAGGGAGGACCTTTTTTACAGGTTAAATGTTGTTCCCATAACCTTGCCTCCTCTCAGGGATAGGAGGGAGGATATTCCTTACCTGATCGACCATTTTCTGGAGCATTTCATAAAGAAATACGGGAAGCATGATTTGAAGATATCCCCTCAGGCCTACAATGCTCTTTTATCTTACGCATATCCTGGAAGCGTGAGGGAACTCAAACATGCTATCGAGAGAGGGGTTGTCCTCTCAAAAGAGGGTATGATAAATATGGAAGACCTGCCGGTCGAGATATCAGGAAGAGAGATTCCCTGCATTTCGGATGACCTTTCCCTTGAGGCAGGCATCAGGTGCTTTGAAAGAGAGAAGATTATACGGGCGCTCCATGAATCGGGCGGTAAAAAAATAGAAGCAGCTCGGAGGCTCGGCATAAGCAGAAAGGTCCTCTGGAAGAAAATAAAGGATTACTGCATTCAATAGTTCCCCTAAGGGAACGGACTCCCTGCATTTTTGTTCCCGCCTGGAAACACAATAATAGACCCTTCAGATGAAAAGATAATAATTTCAGGAGGTTTCGAAGTGGGCATTTTTGTTGCTGTACATTCCTCTTTAGAGTCTGTGTATAAAGTCGAACAGTTGTCATTATTCCGTCATTCCGGCTTGTCCGGAATCGTTCTTTAAGAAGGATTCCCGACTTCCGAATGCGTTCGGGATTGCGGGAATGACAAATAACCGTAATTTATACACAGACTCTATATTTAGAAGCCGGACGCAAAAAGTGTCCGGATATTTTATACAAGGAGGTAATGTATGGAAGAGAAAAAAACAAAACCGGAGGTC
Protein-coding regions in this window:
- the zraR_8 gene encoding transcriptional regulatory protein ZraR, which produces MTRHILIIEDEPTMGLGMSHFLKSQGYTVSLCADGREGMKAVEAGGFGLIITDIKLPHHDGFEILRSVRTLFPKTGVIIITGYAEIKGAVQAIKEGAFDYIAKPFSNEELLVTIDRYFKFQSLEDEVTYLRKTLKEKNSFEEIIGVSTVMRAVFDRISSVADTDVPVLIDGESGSGKELVANAIHNLSHRKDNPFIKINCAAIPETLFEAELFGHEKGAFTGATEMRKGKFEFAVAGTIFFDEIGDIPLMLQPKLLRVLEDHTITRLGGNTVISVNIRCIYATSKNLRELVNSGTFREDLFYRLNVVPITLPPLRDRREDIPYLIDHFLEHFIKKYGKHDLKISPQAYNALLSYAYPGSVRELKHAIERGVVLSKEGMINMEDLPVEISGREIPCISDDLSLEAGIRCFEREKIIRALHESGGKKIEAARRLGISRKVLWKKIKDYCIQ